In Elephas maximus indicus isolate mEleMax1 chromosome 4, mEleMax1 primary haplotype, whole genome shotgun sequence, a genomic segment contains:
- the KRT7 gene encoding keratin, type II cytoskeletal 7, whose product MRPQEGSVWQRKVARGQPRPYLCKLIRPAQRIKEAEYTGGQRVAAAPCLLLCPAGVAAMSVHFGSQVFSSRSAALPGRGAQVRLSSARPGAFGNSSLYGLSASRPRVTLHSAYGGPVSAGIREVTVNQSLLAPLTVDIDPSIQQVRQEEREQIKTLNDKFASFIDKVRFLEQQNKLLETKWALLQKQKSAKSSHLPGIFEAQIAALRRQLEVLQVDGGRLELELRNTQDVVEDFKNKYEDEINCRTAAENEFVVLKKDVDAAYMNKVELEAKVDALNDEINFLKTIYETELTELRAQISDTSVVLSMDNSRSLDLDGIIAEVKAQYEEMANRSQAEAEASYQTKLETLQAQAGKHGDDLRNTRNEIADMNRAIQRLQAETDNIKNQRAKLEAAIAEAEENGELALKDARAKQEELEAALQRAKQDMARQLREYQELMNVKLALDIEIATYRKLLEGEESRLAGDGVGAVNISVVNTVGSGGGGGLTFGGTMGSNALSFSSGGRPRTLRVVSHKTTHRSAHN is encoded by the exons ATGCGGCCCCAGGAGGGATCTGTCTGGCAGCGAAAGGTGGCTCGTGGCCAGCCCCGCCCCTACCTGTGTAAGCTGATCCGCCCGGCCCAGCGGATAAAAGAGGCCGAGTACACCGGAGGTCAAAGAGTTGCTGCTGCGCCTTGCCTGCTGCTCTGTCCAGCCGGCGTAGCCGCTATGTCAGTCCACTTCGGCTCCCAGGTCTTCAGCTCGCGCTCCGCCGCCTTGCCCGGCCGTGGCGCCCAGGTGCGCCTGAGCTCCGCGCGCCCCGGGGCCTTCGGCAACAGCAGCCTGTACGGTCTGAGCGCCTCGCGGCCGCGCGTTACTCTGCACTCCGCCTACGGAGGACCAGTGAGCGCCGGCATCCGCGAGGTCACCGTCAATCAGAGCCTGCTGGCCCCGCTGACTGTGGACATCGACCCCTCCATCCAGCAGGTGCGCCAGGAGGAGCGCGAGCAGATTAAGACCCTGAACGACAAGTTCGCTTCCTTTATCGACAAG GTGCGGTTCCTGGAGCAGCAGAACAAGCTGCTGGAGACCAAGTGGGCACTGCTGCAGAAGCAGAAGTCAGCCAAGAGCAGCCACCTCCCGGGCATCTTTGAGGCCCAGATTGCTGCCCTTCGGCGGCAGCTTGAGGTGCTGCAGGTAGATGGGGGGCGCTTGGAGCTGGAGCTGAGGAACACGCAGGACGTCGTGGAAGACTTCAAGAATAA GTACGAAGATGAAATCAACTGTCGCACGGCTGCTGAGAATGAGTTTGTGGTGCTGAAGAAG GACGTGGATGCTGCCTACATGAACAAAGTGGAGTTGGAGGCCAAGGTTGATGCCCTTAATGATGAGATCAACTTCCTTAAGACCATCTACGAGACG gaattgacagagctGCGGGCCCAGATCTCAGACACATCCGTGGTGCTGTCCATGGACAACAGCCGCTCCCTGGACCTGGATGGCATCATCGCCGAGGTCAAGGCCCAGTACGAGGAGATGGCCAACCGTAGCCAGGCTGAGGCCGAGGCTTCCTACCAGACTAAG TTGGAGACCCTCCAGGCCCAGGCTGGGAAACATGGGGATGACCTCCGAAACACCAGAAATGAGATTGCAGACATGAACCGGGCCATCCAGAGGCTGCAGGCTGAGACTGACAACATCAAGAACCAG CGCGCCAAGTTGGAGGCGGCCATCGCCGAGGCCGAGGAGAATGGGGAACTGGCGCTCAAGGACGCACGCGCCAAACAGGAGGAGCTGGAGGCTGCCCTGCAGCGAGCCAAGCAGGACATGGCGCGGCAGCTACGTGAGTACCAGGAGCTGATGAACGTCAAGCTGGCCCTGGACATCGAGATTGCAACCTACCGCAAGCTGCTGGAGGGCGAGGAGAGCCG GTTGGCCGGTGATGGAGTGGGAGCTGTGAACATCT CGGTGGTGAATACtgttggcagtggtggtggtggtgggctgacCTTCGGGGGAACCATGGGCAGCAATGCCCTGAGCTTCTCAAGTGGTGGGAGGCCTAGGACCCTGAGAGTTGTTTCCCACAAGACCACCCACAGGAGTGCCCACAACTAA
- the LOC126075451 gene encoding keratin, type II cuticular Hb3 yields MTCLSTRLGSPCGVRAFSCASACAPRAGRCCITAAPYRGVSCYRGLTGGFGSRSVSGGFRAGSYGRSFGYRSGGVAGLSAPCITTVSVNESLLTPLNLEIDPNAQCVKQEEKEQIKNLNSRFAAFIDKVRFLEQQNKLLETKWQFYQNRRCCESNLEPLFNGYIETLRREAECVEADSGRLASELNHVQEVLEGYKKRYEEEVALRATAENEFVALKKDVDCAYLHKSDLEANVEALTQETDFLRRLYEEELRVLYSHISDTSVVVKMDNSRDLNMDSIIAEIKAQYDDIASRSRAEAESWYRSKCEEIKATVARHGESLRRTKEEINELNRVIQRLTAEIENAKCQNSKLEAAVTQAEQQGEVALNDARCKLAGLEEALQKAKQDMACLLKEYQEVMNSKLGLDIEIATYRRLLEGEEQRLCEGSGAVNVCVSSSRGGVVCGDLCVSGSRPVTGSICSAPCSGNLVVSTGTCAPCGQTCGSVRFA; encoded by the exons ATGACCTGCCTTTCCACCCGCCTCGGCTCCCCCTGCGGAGTCCGCGCCTTCAGCTGCGCCTCTGCCTGCGCGCCCCGGGCCGGCCGCTGCTGCATCACCGCCGCCCCCTACCGCGGCGTCTCCTGCTACCGCGGCCTCACTGGGGGCTTCGGCAGCCGCAGCGTCAGCGGGGGCTTCCGCGCCGGCTCCTACGGCCGCAGCTTCGGCTACCGCTCTGGCGGCGTGGCCGGGCTCAGTGCCCCCTGCATCACTACCGTGTCCGTCAATGAGAGCCTGCTCACGCCCCTCAACCTGGAGATCGACCCCAACGCTCAGTGCGTGAAGCAGGAGGAGAAGGAGCAGATCAAGAACCTCAACAGCAGGTTTGCTGCCTTCATCGACAAG GTGCGCTTCCTGGAGCAGCAGAACAAGCTGCTGGAGACCAAGTGGCAGTTTTACCAGAATCGCAGGTGCTGCGAGAGCAACCTGGAGCCTCTGTTCAATGGCTACATCGAGACGCTGAGGCGGGAGGCCGAGTGCGTGGAGGCCGACAGTGGGAGACTGGCCTCTGAGCTCAACCACGTGCAGGAGGTGCTGGAGGGCTACAAGAAGAG GTATGAAGAGGAAGTGGCACTAAGGGCCACTGCTGAGAATGAATTTGTAGCCCTGAAGAAG GATGTGGACTGTGCCTACCTCCATAAGTCAGACCTGGAGGCCAACGTGGAGGCTCTGACCCAGGAGACCGACTTCCTGCGGCGACTGTATGAGGAG gaGCTCCGGGTCCTCTACTCCCACATCTCGGACACCTCAGTCGTGGTGAAGATGGACAACAGCCGGGACCTGAACATGGACAGCATCATTGCTGAGATCAAGGCCCAGTACGATGACATTGCCAGCCGCAGCCGGGCTGAGGCTGAGTCCTGGTACCGCAGCAAG TGCGAGGAGATAAAGGCCACAGTGGCCAGGCACGGGGAGAGCCTGCGCCGCACCAAGGAGGAGATCAACGAGCTGAACCGTGTGATCCAGAGGCTGACAGCTGAGATCGAGAATGCCAAGTGCCAG AATTCCAAGCTGGAGGCTGCAGTGACTCAGGCTGAGCAGCAGGGCGAGGTGGCCCTCAACGATGCCCGCTGCAAGCTGGCTGGGCTGGAGGAGGCCCTGCAGAAGGCCAAGCAGGATATGGCCTGCCTGCTGAAGGAGTACCAGGAGGTGATGAACTCCAAGCTGGGCCTGGACATTGAGATCGCCACCTACAGGCGCCTGCTGGAGGGCGAAGAGCAGAG GTTGTGTGAGGGCAGTGGTGCTGTAAATGTCT GTGTCAGCAGCTCCAGGGGCGGGGTCGTCTGCGGAGACCTTTGCGTGTCCGGCTCCCGGCCTGTGACGGGCAGCATCTGCAGCGCCCCCTGCAGCGGGAACCTGGTAGTGAGCACTGGAACGTGTGCCCCCTGCGGACAGACCTGTGGCTCCGTGCGGTTCGCGTAG